The following DNA comes from candidate division WOR-3 bacterium.
TAGAAAGGGGGTCAAAATGAAAAAAGTATTATTAGGCTTTTTTGCTCTAGGAGTCATTTTAATTTCGTTAATAACCACTGGGTGTGTTAAAAAGAAAGAAGTGCTCACTTTTATGCTTGTTCCAAAATCAGTTGGGCATCCTTATTGGGTTGAAGTGGAAAGAGGAATGAATGATATGGCAAAAGAGTTAGGCGTAAAGGCTATTTTTAACGGTCCCCCAACAGCAAGCAGTGCTTTACAAATTTCTATTATAGAAGGAGCAATTTCAAGTAAAGTTTCTGGAATTGGGATTTCTCCAAATGAACCAGAAGCTGTAGAAGCTGTTATTAAAAGTGCTACTGATAAAGGAATTCCAGTGATAACTTTTGATTCGGATTCCCCTAATAGTAAGAGACTCTATTATATTGGCACAGATAATTATAAAGCCGGAAAGGTTCTGGGAGAGCATTTTGTAAAGATAGCTGGCACAAAAGGGAAAATAGCTCTACTTACTGGAGGACTCGGTGCATTGAATCTCAACGAGAGAATAAAAGGTTTTAAAGATGCAATCGCTTCTTATCCAGAGTTGAAAATTGTAACTTTACAGGCAAATAATGATGATGAATCTCTTGCGTTTAGTCAAGCTGAAGCAATCCTCCAATCCCATCCAGACCTTTTAGCGTTTGTAGGCTTTAATGCACCTGCGGCACCTG
Coding sequences within:
- a CDS encoding sugar-binding protein, with product MKKVLLGFFALGVILISLITTGCVKKKEVLTFMLVPKSVGHPYWVEVERGMNDMAKELGVKAIFNGPPTASSALQISIIEGAISSKVSGIGISPNEPEAVEAVIKSATDKGIPVITFDSDSPNSKRLYYIGTDNYKAGKVLGEHFVKIAGTKGKIALLTGGLGALNLNERIKGFKDAIASYPELKIVTLQANNDDESLAFSQAEAILQSHPDLLAFVGFNAPAAPGAARAVKALNKKGKIKIVGFDTVPITLDFIREGYIQGTVGQRPYMMGYVSIKVLYDICLGKELELPEGLKAVDGIIDTGIIFVTAENIDEYFPKE